A genomic region of Miscanthus floridulus cultivar M001 chromosome 3, ASM1932011v1, whole genome shotgun sequence contains the following coding sequences:
- the LOC136544442 gene encoding uncharacterized protein: MIFGKKENKGACVPFPFPVPVPFPVLVPCGISDRDVRCGFAAAESNKASQPDEHPPSHTTLLKTAAHATAAGPHHSDPVPTRGHEALHVLRRRGARGRRLSGCGAGVSPPGKRAGRRRLPSFRWKCFFPGKLFGKKKGPSSPPLPEPPAAAEAKTKRGTMDMDDSGGGVFGAFTASSSSSSRLTSASSLYLYSYSYSSSPSTPARSSAVSCSLSLTASGALSPAPPPVRRHAKGSSSTTSPAAGAAAVVMCLLLVVLCGRVGATLFTPTALYLFPRRWPAKAHRDDNLDSRSSATRRRRRP, from the exons ATGATTTTTGGAAAGAAAGAAAATAAGGGAGCCTgcgtccccttccccttccccgtccccgtccccttcCCCGTCCTCGTCCCCTGTGGAATCTCGGACAGGGACGTGAG GTGTGGTTTTGCCGCGGCCGAGTCAAATAAAGCCAGTCAACCCGACGAGCACCCGCCGAGCCACACGACTCTCCTTAAAACTGCAGCCCACGCCACAGCAGCAGGGCCGCATCACTCCGATCCGGTCCCAACACGGGGCCATGAAGCTCTTCATGTGCTTCGGCGGCGCGGCGCCCGTGGCCGACGACTAAGCGGCTGCGGAGCAGGCGTCTCGCCGCCGGGCAAGCgtgccggccggaggaggctgCCGTCGTTCCGGTGGAAGTGCTTCTTTCCCGGGAAGCTGTTTGGCAAGAAGAAGGGGCCGTCATCGCCACCACTGCCGgagccgccggcggcggccgagGCCAAGACGAAGCGGGGGACGATGGACATGGACGACTCGGGCGGCGGCGTGTTCGGCGCGTTCacggcgtcgtcgtcgtcctcatcgcGGCTGACCTCCGCGTCGTCCTTGTATTTGTATTCGTACTCGTACTCTTCCTCCCCCTCCACGCCCGCTCGCTCCTCCGCCGTCTCGTGCTCGCTGTCGCTGACGGCCTCGGGGGCGCTAtctccggcgccgccgccggtgagGCGGCACGCGAAGGGGTCGTCGTCGACGACGTCGCCGGCGGCCGGTGCGGCGGCCGTGGTGATGTGCCTTCTCTTGGTGGTGTTGTGCGGCCGGGTCGGGGCCACGCTGTTCACGCCCACGGCGCTCTACCTCTTCCCGCGGCGGTGGCCGGCGAAAGCTCATAGGGACGACAACCTGGACTCTCGCTCGAGTGCGACGCGGAGGAGGAGACGGCCATGA
- the LOC136542438 gene encoding G-type lectin S-receptor-like serine/threonine-protein kinase At2g19130, with protein sequence MAPCCLSKPLYPTTTATNYSRSPDSSPPSPSPGCSTELPSMAPVFFLLPLLLGQILLCAAIDTIDSSTPLSGAQKIVSKGNKFTLGFYTPPQGTTTSSNPSNYYIAIWYSNIPLQTTVWMVNPDVPVADPTTAALTIGSDGNLVLQSKNQQLWSTNISISSNSTIAVLQDSGSLDLTDATNSSMVYWRSIDHPTNTWLPGGKLGLNKTTGVSQRLVPWSNTANPFPGPFSLELDPRGTTQYFIQWNDSITYWTSGPWNGNIFSLVPEMTSGYNYDFQFINNATESYFIYSMKDNNIISRFIIDVDGQIKQLTWVAASQSWILFWSQPRTQCEVYALCGAYGSCNLNALPFCNCIRGFGQKVQSDWDLQDYSGGCKRRVPLQCQTNSSSAQARPDKFYTMESVRLPDNAQTAVAASSQDCQVACLNNCSCNAYTYNSSGCFVWHGDLINLQDQYSGNGGGTLFLRLAASELPDAKKSKTVIIGAVVGGVAAVLIVLSIVSYFLFQKYRRERTLRISKTAGGTMIAFRYSDLQHVTNNFSERLGGGAFGSVFKGKLPDSTAIAVKRLDGVQQGEKQFRAEVSTIGTIQHVNLVRLLGFCSEGSRRLLVYEFMPKGSLDLQLFSGETTALSWATRYQIALGTARGLNYLHEKCRDCIIHCDVKPENILLDESFVPKVADFGLAKLLGRDFSRVLTTMRGTRGYLAPEWISGVAITAKADVFSYGMMLFELISGRRNAGHGEQHGSTFFPTLAASKLHEGDVRTLLDPKLNGEANVDELTRACKVACWCIQDDETARPTTGQIVQILEGFLDVNMPPVPRSLRVLGESPDAINFFSDISSSQTSQTQNSMTTSQTRSATSGSSHLQSP encoded by the coding sequence ATGGCGCCTTGCTGTTTATCAAAACCTCTGTATCCAACTACCACCGCAACCAATTACTCCAGAAGTCCAGACTCCTCTCCCCCGAGTCCCAGCCCTGGCTGCTCCACCGAGCTCCCATCCATGGCTCCTGTCTTCTTCCTTCTACCGCTCCTACTCGGCCAGATCCTTCTCTGTGCAGCCATCGACACCATCGACTCCTCCACACCCTTGTCCGGCGCGCAGAAGATTGTGTCCAAGGGCAACAAGTTCACCTTGGGCTTCTACACCCCACCCCAAGgtaccaccacctcctccaatcCCAGCAACTACTACATCGCCATATGGTACAGCAACATACCACTGCAGACGACAGTGTGGATGGTCAACCCCGATGTGCCGGTGGCTGACCCAACCACTGCTGCCTTGACCATCGGCAGCGACGGCAACCTCGTCCTCCAATCCAAGAATCAGCAGCTGTGGTCGACGAACATAAGTATTAGCTCCAATTCCACCATCGCTGTCCTCCAGGACAGCGGTAGCCTCGACCTCACAGATGCCACCAATTCATCCATGGTTTACTGGCGAAGCATAGATCATCCCACAAACACCTGGCTTCCTGGGGGCAAGCTTGGACTGAACAAGACCACTGGTGTGAGCCAGCGGCTTGTTCCATGGAGTAACACTGCCAACCCCTTTCCTGGGCCGTTCTCACTGGAGTTGGATCCAAGAGGCACAACGCAATACTTCATTCAGTGGAATGATTCCATAACATACTGGACCAGTGGTCCATGGAATGGAAACATCTTTAGCCTTGTGCCAGAGATGACCTCTGGTTACAACTATGACTTCCAGTTCATCAACAATGCCACCGAGAGCTACTTCATCTACTCAATGAAGGACAACAACATCATCTCGAGGTTCATCATCGATGTGGATGGGCAGATAAAGCAGCTGACATGGGTGGCTGCCTCCCAGTCATGGATCTTGTTCTGGTCCCAGCCAAGGACACAGTGTGAGGTGTACGCGCTTTGTGGGGCCTATGGTAGCTGCAACCTCAATGCACTGCCATTCTGCAACTGCATCAGAGGGTTCGGCCAGAAGGTTCAGAGTGATTGGGACCTCCAGGATTACAGTGGCGGGTGCAAAAGGAGAGTACCACTGCAGTGCCAGACCAATTCAAGCTCTGCACAGGCTCGGCCTGATAAGTTCTATACCATGGAAAGTGTGAGGCTACCTGATAATGCTCAGACTGCTGTGGCGGCGAGCTCTCAAGACTGTCAAGTGGCTTGTCTGAACAATTGCTCTTGTAATGCATATACTTATAACAGTAGTGGCTGCTTTGTTTGGCATGGGGATCTGATTAACCTTCAGGATCAATACAGCGGAAATGGAGGAGGCACACTCTTCCTCAGGCTTGCAGCTTCTGAGCTGCCAGACGCCAAAAAGAGCAAGACAGTGATCATTGGTGCAGTAGTTGGTGGAGTTGCTGCAGTTTTAATAGTCCTTTCTATTGTGTCATACTTTCTATTTCAGAAATACCGCCGAGAAAGGACTCTCAGGATATCCAAGACTGCTGGGGGCACAATGATTGCCTTTAGGTATAGTGATCTGCAGCATGTCACTAACAACTTCTCAGAGAGGCTGGGTGGAGGTGCCTTTGGCTCAGTGTTCAAAGGGAAGCTCCCAGATTCAACAGCCATTGCTGTGAAGAGGCTCGATGGAGTTCAGCAAGGGGAGAAGCAATTTCGTGCTGAGGTGAGCACCATTGGCACAATACAGCATGTTAATTTGGTCCGCCTCCTTGGATTTTGCTCAGAAGGATCGCGGAGGCTGCTTGTGTATGAGTTCATGCCAAAGGGCTCCCTGGACCTGCAGCTATTCTCTGGTGAGACAACAGCACTGAGCTGGGCTACCAGGTACCAAATAGCACTTGGAACAGCAAGGGGCTTAAATTACCTGCATGAAAAATGTAGGGATTGCATTATACACTGtgatgtcaagccagaaaacatacTCTTGGATGAGTCCTTTGTGCCTAAAGTGGCTGATTTTGGTCTAGCAAAGCTCTTAGGCAGAGACTTCAGCCGTGTATTGACAACAATGAGAGGAACAAGGGGTTACCTTGCACCTGAATGGATCAGTGGTGTGGCAATAACAGCAAAGGCAGATGTCTTTAGCTATGGCATGATGCTCTTCGAACTCATATCAGGCAGGAGAAATGCTGGTCACGGAGAACAGCATGGATCCACCTTTTTCCCAACCTTGGCTGCAAGCAAGCTTCATGAAGGAGATGTGCGGACCTTGTTGGACCCCAAGCTGAATGGAGAAGCAAATGTTGATGAACTCACAAGAGCTTGTAAGGTTGCCTGTTGGTGCATCCAAGATGACGAAACTGCTAGACCTACGACTGGTCAGATTGTTCAAATCCTCGAGGGATTCCTTGACGTTAACATGCCTCCTGTTCCAAGGTCATTGAGAGTTCTTGGCGAAAGCCCTGATGCTATAAACTTCTTTTCAGATATATCTTCAAGTCAGACTTCCCAGACACAGAACAGCATGACAACTTCCCAGACGCGCAGTGCTACTTCAGGCAGTTCACATCTCCAAAGTCCATAA